The Trueperaceae bacterium genome includes the window CCGAGCCGGTCAGCCCGAACCTCACGGGCCAGGTGCAACGCCGCCGCGTCGAGACCCTCGGGCGGCGCCTGCTCACCGTCAGCCGCGTGGAGGACCTCACGCCCAACTACCGCCGCGTCCACCTGGTGGGCCCGGACCTCGACGCGGGCTTCCCCTACGTCCGCCTCGCGGTGGGCGACCACGTCAAGGTGCTGTTCCCGCAGCCGGGCAGCAAGGACGTGACGTTGCCCGAACCCGGCAGGCCCGTCCGCGAGACTGCCGAGGGCGCGCCAAGGCCTGCCATGCGAGACTTCACCGTGAGGGGCTGGGACGAGGCCAGGCGCGAGCTGGTTCTCGAGTTCGTGCTGCACGGCAGCGCGGCCGACGGCTCCGCCGGCGTGGCCTCCAGTTGGGCGCGCAACGCCCGGGTGGGCGACCGCCTGGGCGTCCTGGGGCCGCGCGGCAACAGCGTCTACCCGGAGAACTACGCCTGGTACCTGCTGGCCGGCGACGAGACGGCGCTGCCCGCCCTGGGCCGCCTCGTTGAGGAACTGCCGGAGGGCGCGCGGGCGCACGTGGTGATAGAGGCGGCCGACGAGCGCGAGAAGCGCACCATCACGGAGCGCCCGGGCTTCGAGGTCACGTGGGCCGTGCGGGGCAACGGCGGCGCCGGC containing:
- a CDS encoding siderophore-interacting protein; protein product: MQRRRVETLGRRLLTVSRVEDLTPNYRRVHLVGPDLDAGFPYVRLAVGDHVKVLFPQPGSKDVTLPEPGRPVRETAEGAPRPAMRDFTVRGWDEARRELVLEFVLHGSAADGSAGVASSWARNARVGDRLGVLGPRGNSVYPENYAWYLLAGDETALPALGRLVEELPEGARAHVVIEAADEREKRTITERPGFEVTWAVRGNGGAGALANAVRAVPLPKHDDWFAFAAGEVSAMKAVRDYLRLEIGLPAQRVSVDGYWKRGVADLDHHAIDLDKG